From the Paenibacillus sp. R14(2021) genome, the window CTGGGCTCGGGAGCCGTCTGCCGGGCCGCCGGCGCGGCTGTGCCCGCGCGGCGCGCCGCGGGCATAGGACTCGCACTCGCGGTCATGGCCGCGGTGCTCGTCCTGGCCGAGCGCGGCGGCGCCCCGCTGCTCGGCCTTGCGCTGCCGCCGCGGGCGGCAGCTGCAGCGCTCGCGCTCGGGGGCACCGCCCTCGGCGGAGCGCTCTTCGCCGCCGCCGTGCTGCGCTTCGGCGGCCTAACCGCGCGCGAGCTGCGCGCGCTGCCCGGCGGCGATGTGCTCGCCGCCGCGCTGATTAAATGGCGGCTGCTGCCGCAAGACGCCTAGCCTTTTACCGACTGCGTTGATACGTTTATGCGTTCAAGATAAAGGAGGAAGATCGATATGCAACCTACGATTACCGTCGTCGGACTCGGATCCGGCGATGAGAACCAGCTTACGCTCGGCGTGTGGCGCAAGCTGCAGGAAGCGGAGCACCGCTACGTCCGCACGGACAAGCATCCGATGATGCGCCTGTTCAGCGATAATGAGCTCGCCTACGAAACCTTCGACTCGCTGTATGAGCAGATGGATTCGTTTCCCGATGTGTACGAAGCGATTGCATCAAGCTTGATTGAACAAGCGGCTGCGAAGAAAGCCTTGATCTATGCGGTGCCCGGCCATCCGATGGTGGCAGAGCGCTCCGTGCAGCTTCTTCGCGAACGCTGCCCGGAAGCCGGAATCGACCTGCATATTCTCGGCGGTGAGAGCTTCCTCGACCAAGCCTTCACCCGGCTTGGCTTCGACCCGATCGAAGGCTTCCAGCTCCTCGACGCTGCGGAGCTCAAGCCGTCGTTGATCCGCACGGAGCTACATACCGTTATCGGTCAAGTGTATGACGAATTCACGGCCTCCGATGTGAAGCTGACGCTGATGGAGCTCTTGCCGGATGACTATCCCGTGACGATCGGCCATGCGCTCGGCGTGCCGGGGGAAGAGAAGATCTTGACCGTGCCGCTCTACGAATTGGACCGCACGCCGGGCTACGGCAACCTCTCGCTCATTTGGCTGCCGCGCTCCACCGATGAGCGTCTGCGCAACCGGACATTCGAGCGGCTGCATGAAATCGTCGCGATTCTGCGCAGCCCCGAGGGCTGCCCGTGGGATATGGAGCAGACGCACCAATCCATACGCAAGAACTTCATCGAAGAAACCTATGAAGCGATCGAAGCGCTCGACAATGACGACCCGGACGGCATGCGCGAAGAGTTCGGCGATGTGATTTTGCAGGTGATGCTGCACAGTCAGATGGAAGAGGAAGTCGGTACGTTCTCGGTGTATGACGTCATTCAATCGCTTAACGAGAAGCTGCTGTTCCGCCATCCGCATGTGTTCGGGGATTCCGCTGCCGGCGATGCGCAGGAGGCGCTTGAGAACTGGGAGCAGATGAAGGCCGAGGAGAAGCGCCGCAAAGGCATCGATCCTTCCCAAGCCTCGCAGCTTGACGGCATTCCGCCGGATCTGCCTGCGCTCATGAAAGCGTACAAGCTCCAGAAGAAGGCGGCGAAGGTCGGGTTTGACTGGAACGAAATCGGTCCGGTGCTGGACAAAATCGAAGAGGAGCTTGGCGAGCTTCGCGAAGCGATCGCGCATCAGGATGCGGAAGAACAAGCCGGCGAACTCGGCGATCTGCTGTTTGCCGCAGTGAATGCGGCGAGGTTCATCCAAGCCGACCCGGAAGAGGCGCTGGCGCGCACGAATATGAAATTCAAGAAACGATTTTCATATATTGAGGAGCAGCTTCGTATAAGCGGGCGTTCCTTTGACCAAACTGATTTAACAGAGATGGATCGCTACTGGGAAGAAGCCAAGCGGCTGCCCTAGCAAACCATTCAGAAGAATCGTCAAAAAACGGCTAGTTTCCTCATAAAACTGCAAAAAATTTTTCCAGTCAGGCAGGATTTATTTGCTAACAGGCAGAATACTAGTTTTGAGGAAATTAGGCGATGCGGCGGCGACAACGCTGCCTACAACCATATTTGAAATTTTAGGAGGCAATTTTACAATGAACAAGACAGATCTGATCAACAACATTGCAACAAAAAGCGGTTTGACAAAGCGTGATGTAGAAGCCGTATTGAATGGCTTCCTAGGTGAAGTAACCGACGCTCTTGCAGGCGGCGACAAAGTACAGCTGATCGGTTTCGGCACGTTCGAAACGCGCAAACGTTCCGGCCGCACGGGCCGCAACCCGCAAACAGGCAACCCGATCACCATCGCGGAATCCAAAGTTCCAGCGTTCAAAGCCGGCAATAAATTGAAAGACGCGATCAAGTAAGCGTGCGTCTCGATAAATTTCTCAAAGTATCGCGATTGATCAAGCGGCGTACCGTCGCGAAGGACGTGTCCGACCAAGGGCGCGTCTGGATCAACGACCGCGAAGCCAAGGCGAGCAGCGACGTCAAAGCCGGCGACGAGCTCAAGATTCAATACGGCCAGAAGATTGTCACCGTCCGCGTCGAGCGGATCGCGGAGACGACCAAGAAGGACGAGGCAAGCGGGATGTATACTTTGTTGAAGGAAGAATCGCGTCAGTCCGAGAACAAGCTCGACTGGCAATAGGACAAGAAGGCCGCGCTCAGCATCTTGCTGGGCGCGGCTTTTTTGTGCGTATATTGCCTTGTTCGAAATTCAGCGGCGCTTCCAACTTCCAATATGCATCGCCTTCTGTGCAAGCTTCAGGCGCTCGCCTCACCGATCCGTGCAATGGCCGTCACAATCTTCCGCACACTAAATGACAACTAGGTGTATTATACCATTTATTTGAATATAGGACTATTTACCTATTTGAAAATCGGTTAAATTTGGTAAACTCAGGATGATCAAGTAGTCATTTCGATAGAAACGACATCATAGAATCCGATAAAGGCAAATCCGCCGCGAGGCGGGGACGCAAAGTCATGGGTCCCACGTTGGATCGCCAGACTGCCGAAGCTGCTGCTTACACCCCTGACACGCTAACGTACAATGTCTTAGGTTCCGCATGCCGATATTCGGCATGCGGTTTTTTGTCGTTCAACCAAGAGAAAGAGATAGAGAGAGAGGGAGACGGGATATGAAGAACAAGACGAAACATACCGTAAGAGCCATTTCAAGCGTAGTGATTTCCTCGCTGGTTGCAGGGCTGATGCCTGCGGCATCATGGCTTGGGGTCGGGGAGTTGACCGCTTCCGCAGCCCAGCGTTCCATGAATGCCATGCTGGCGCCGTTTGCGTCGCACGCGACCGTGCAGCTTGCGCCGGAGTCGGCGGAAGAAACCTGGTGGCAGCATCCGAATGCAACGGAGACGCCGGCTTACCATACGTTCAACGATGCCAAGGTGCTGCTTGCCCAGGAGGAAATCGGCGAAGAGAAAGGCGGCGCGCCGGGCGCTTATCTGCGTTTGGAAGTAACGGATCCCATTTTGCCGGCCGATAAAGGCACGATGACGTTCGCGTGGACGGATACCCTTGCGAGCTGGATTTCAACGCAGTCGGGCGAGCCGATTGCGCCGCCGGCAGGGTACCAAGTGACGCTGCAGTTGAAGGATATCAAGCGCGATACGAGCTTTACCCTGGTCAACCAGCGCGTCGACCAATCCGGCAAGAATACCTATGCGTGGAACGGCAAAGATTCGCAAGGCAAGCCCGTGCCGGAAGGCTATTATTACGCGCAGCTGAGCGCGGAGCCGGACACGGTCCAGTTCAGCAAACCGGGCGCGAAACCGGGCGACCCGCCTATCGTGAGCGATGTCCCGCTGCCGGGTTATCCGGGTCAGTTCGCGCGCATCGTCGTGGACCGCACGGCCCCTGAATTGGTCGCGATCCATCCCTTGGGCGGCGGGAAGCTAGCCGTCGAGGCAAAGGACGATGTCGGCGGGCTTAAGGTTATCAAAGCCGAGGGCGGCGGGCAGGCCGCAGAACGGACTTTCTCGTCGGCGCCTTTGCAGGCGGCCTATGCGTTCACGCCCGGCGACGGCGAGAAGCTGAAGGTCACGCTGACCGACGAATCCGGCAACAAGGTTACGGAGCAGCTTCCGCTTCATCCCTTCGTGCCGGGAGGCGGCGACCAAAGCTACAGGCCGCGCGCGGAGGCGCAGATCGCAGGCAACAACGTCAGTATTAACTTGGATACCGGCAACGGCCATCAGCGGTTTGAGGGATTCCAGCAGGCTGGGCCAGGGCAAGACCTCGATCTTTATTTTACCTACAACCATCAGAACCGGGTCAAAGGCATGCTCGGCTACGGCTGGAGCTTCAGCCTGGACTCCCGCTTGAAGAAATGGCCGGACGGCGACATCACGTGGACCGGCTTCGACGGAACCGAATATTGGTTTCATGCCGATAACGGCGCTTATGTCACTTACGCGGACGGGCAGAAGACCTATTATCCGAAATTGAAGCTGGATACGGAGAGCACGAATCCCGAGGATCTTAACGCGTTCATTATGGAATGGCCGAATCAGCTCCGCTACCGGTACAAGAACGACGGTAGGTTCTGGATGATTCAGGACCGCGATGACAATGAAATCTTCTTCTCGTGGATCAGTTGGCCGACGTATCACGGCGGGCTGGATTACCGCATTGAAAAGGTTACGGATACGGCCGGGCATGACGTGAGCTTCCAGTACGTGCCGGGTACGGGCGAATTGTATTCGACGGTCGTGACGGAGCTGGACGGCAGCGGGAACCAGCCGGGCACGAAGCGCAAGTTTTACTTTATGTATGATGCTGCCGGGCAGTTCGTCGGCTACCGGGACCCTTCGCAGCGGATCACCCGATTTACATACGACGCGCTTCACCGCGTCGACCGCGTCATCGACAACGGCAGCAGCGACCGCGAGCAAAGCGGCATCACGCCGGATGCGGTCGTCACGAAGTGGACCTATGATACGGATAACCGCGTGCAGCGGATGTCCATGACGCGCAAGCAGGATCAGGTCGAAGAGTTCGTCGGTGCCGCCTACGACGGGCAGGAAGCGGTCGTGACGCAGCCTTCCGGCGCCTATACGCTGCGCTTTACCGATGCGAACCGTCCTTCTGAGCGCGTGCGGACGGTAACGACGGCGGACGGACAAGTCGAGGCGAAGACGGCGTTCGTATATGACCGGAACTTGCTTGTAGAAGAGACGGATCCGATGGGGCGCTCCCAGCAGTACCGGTATGACGGACATGATCGGCTTGAAGCTCAGATGAACCCTGCGCGCACGATCCTGACCTCCGCTTACGATGTCGACGGGGATCTGATCTCCGAGATCGGGCCGGACGGCTACGATGTCCGGTACAGCTATGTCAAGGACGGGCGCCATATCGTGAGCCGGACAACGACGACCAAGGTCAGCGATCCAGCGGGCATTCACGAAGCTTACGACGTCATCACGAAAGAAGAGTATCTCGCTAAGGGCCAGCTGTCCAAACGCACGGACGGCGAGGGCAACGCGTTTGGCTACACGTACGACAAGAACGGCTTCCTGACCTCGGACGGAACAAGAGTGTCCTACGAGAACGATCAGAACGGCAACGTCGTCAAGGAATTGACGGATGCAGGCACGGCGGACGAAACGGTCGTCGTGCGCGAATATGACGACGTTGGTCACGTCACGAAGCAGCAATCGCCTGGAGGGCTCGTCGAGGTATTCGACTACGATCCGTTCGGCCGGCTGCTGAAGAAGGACGCATACGATCAAGCCGAACCGTCGGTGAAGCGAACGAACAACATGCACTACAACGACGGCGGGCAGCTCATCCAAACCTCCGACGGCCTCACGGTCACCGACTACACCGTCGATGGTGAAGGACGGGTTCTGCGCAGCGAAACCAAGCCCGTGGAGGCCGGAACGACAGGCACGGCCGTCGAAACGACCGTATACGACAACCAAGGGCTGCCTGTCGAGACAGTAGACGCCAGAGGACTGTTGACGCGTACGTTGTATAATGCAACCGGACAAGCCGTCGAGATTGTCGTCTCGCCGGATGACCATCCTGAGGTAACGGCAATCGAATACAACAAGGCGGGCCAGCAATCGCGCGTAACCGCACCGGACGGCGGGCAGACGGCCTATGAATACGATAAGCAAGGACGCATCGTCAAGCAGACCGAGACTGTTAACGTTCTTCTGCCGAACCAATTGCCGGTGCAGGGGATTCCAGCCGCGGCTCGTACGCTGATAACGGAGTTCGTCTATGATTCGGTCGGTCAATTGGTGGAGCAGAAAAATCCGAACGGCTCCTGGCAGACGTATGGGTACGATAAGAACGGGAACCGCGCCGAGGAAGTAACGGGCGGGCCGATCCCCGTATGGCAGGGAACGCCGCTGCAGAGCGGGAAGAGCGACCCTGTTAGGCCGGGGAATGAGATTCTGAGCACGCGAAGCTACAGCTACGACAAGCTGGGCCGCACGCTGAGCGAGACGGACGGCAACGGCAACAACACGATATACCGTTACAATGGGGCTTCAACTACAACGGTAAGATCGGCCTTGAATGAGGACGGCCAGCCGATTACGGTAATGAACACGGTTAAGACCGACGCTAACGACCGGCTCTTCAAATCGGTCAATGAAGCTGGGGACGCGGCGACGACGACCTATGATGCCTTTGGCAACGAAACGGTTGACGTCAATGAAGAGGGACAGCGCACGACGCATCAATACGATTCGTTCGGCCGATTAGCCAAAACGATCGAGCAAGTGGATGCATCCGGCCGAACGCAAACCGTGCTGTTTACGCCGGATGCTTGGGGCAACGTGGTGCAAGAGCAGCGGGAGCTCGGTGCGGGTCAGTGGTCCACGACGACCAGCGAGTATTCCCCTGCGGGCGATCTGCTGACGACAAGAGAGCCATCCAAGCTTCGGAGCACGTATACGTACGATAAACAGGGCCGGCTGCAGACGCTGCAAGAAACCGACATCGCGACGGGAGCCAGCCGAATTACGAGCTATACGTACGACGCGGCAGGCCGGCAGACATCGGTGACGCACCCGGACGGCAGCCGGGAACTGACGGTCTATGATACGGGCGGCAATGTCGTTGCATCGCTGGATGCGCTGAACAATGCGATCGTCAACCATTACGACGACGGCGGCAGCTTGACCGAGACGGTGACGTACAAGGAAGGTGCCAGCTCACTGGAGCCGGCCTATATTGCTTCCACCACCCGGAATCTCTATGACGGCGCGGGGAATGCGGTGCTGACGCAGGATGCGAACGGCAACGTCATGCGTTATCTGCCGGATGCGGAAGGACAGACGAAGGCCGAGACGCATTATGAATTCCCTGATTTGACCGGGCAGCAAATCACGACCAAGTATGCATATGATCCGCGGGGGCTGATGATTGCCGTAACGGACGGCAACGGCCATACCTCGACAAGCACCTATGATGCGAAGGGCCAGCAGACCATGACCGTGGACGCTTCCGGACATTGGATCAAGTACGCATACAGCCCGGCTGGCAATATGACGGCAGAGCGGCATCCGCTTGGCCATGATACGCAGTGGGCGTATAATCTGCGCGGGGATCGCATTCAGGAAATCGACGCGCTAGGGCATGTGCAGCGTTTCGACGTGGACCTGGACGGCCGCTTGTCCGCCGAATATAACCGGGAAGGCGAAGCGACGCAGTACAGCTACGACCAGGCTGGCCGAATGACGCGCAAAGAAGCGCCGAGCACGGGGACATATACGTACAGCTATGATGC encodes:
- a CDS encoding penicillin-insensitive murein endopeptidase, coding for MKNKTKHTVRAISSVVISSLVAGLMPAASWLGVGELTASAAQRSMNAMLAPFASHATVQLAPESAEETWWQHPNATETPAYHTFNDAKVLLAQEEIGEEKGGAPGAYLRLEVTDPILPADKGTMTFAWTDTLASWISTQSGEPIAPPAGYQVTLQLKDIKRDTSFTLVNQRVDQSGKNTYAWNGKDSQGKPVPEGYYYAQLSAEPDTVQFSKPGAKPGDPPIVSDVPLPGYPGQFARIVVDRTAPELVAIHPLGGGKLAVEAKDDVGGLKVIKAEGGGQAAERTFSSAPLQAAYAFTPGDGEKLKVTLTDESGNKVTEQLPLHPFVPGGGDQSYRPRAEAQIAGNNVSINLDTGNGHQRFEGFQQAGPGQDLDLYFTYNHQNRVKGMLGYGWSFSLDSRLKKWPDGDITWTGFDGTEYWFHADNGAYVTYADGQKTYYPKLKLDTESTNPEDLNAFIMEWPNQLRYRYKNDGRFWMIQDRDDNEIFFSWISWPTYHGGLDYRIEKVTDTAGHDVSFQYVPGTGELYSTVVTELDGSGNQPGTKRKFYFMYDAAGQFVGYRDPSQRITRFTYDALHRVDRVIDNGSSDREQSGITPDAVVTKWTYDTDNRVQRMSMTRKQDQVEEFVGAAYDGQEAVVTQPSGAYTLRFTDANRPSERVRTVTTADGQVEAKTAFVYDRNLLVEETDPMGRSQQYRYDGHDRLEAQMNPARTILTSAYDVDGDLISEIGPDGYDVRYSYVKDGRHIVSRTTTTKVSDPAGIHEAYDVITKEEYLAKGQLSKRTDGEGNAFGYTYDKNGFLTSDGTRVSYENDQNGNVVKELTDAGTADETVVVREYDDVGHVTKQQSPGGLVEVFDYDPFGRLLKKDAYDQAEPSVKRTNNMHYNDGGQLIQTSDGLTVTDYTVDGEGRVLRSETKPVEAGTTGTAVETTVYDNQGLPVETVDARGLLTRTLYNATGQAVEIVVSPDDHPEVTAIEYNKAGQQSRVTAPDGGQTAYEYDKQGRIVKQTETVNVLLPNQLPVQGIPAAARTLITEFVYDSVGQLVEQKNPNGSWQTYGYDKNGNRAEEVTGGPIPVWQGTPLQSGKSDPVRPGNEILSTRSYSYDKLGRTLSETDGNGNNTIYRYNGASTTTVRSALNEDGQPITVMNTVKTDANDRLFKSVNEAGDAATTTYDAFGNETVDVNEEGQRTTHQYDSFGRLAKTIEQVDASGRTQTVLFTPDAWGNVVQEQRELGAGQWSTTTSEYSPAGDLLTTREPSKLRSTYTYDKQGRLQTLQETDIATGASRITSYTYDAAGRQTSVTHPDGSRELTVYDTGGNVVASLDALNNAIVNHYDDGGSLTETVTYKEGASSLEPAYIASTTRNLYDGAGNAVLTQDANGNVMRYLPDAEGQTKAETHYEFPDLTGQQITTKYAYDPRGLMIAVTDGNGHTSTSTYDAKGQQTMTVDASGHWIKYAYSPAGNMTAERHPLGHDTQWAYNLRGDRIQEIDALGHVQRFDVDLDGRLSAEYNREGEATQYSYDQAGRMTRKEAPSTGTYTYSYDAAGNKVSETPPVYGETSYTYDKRDNLTTVVDPSATTSFEYDADMNRTSQKDGNQQKTAYDYDEAGNRVQKDVVRSESDHDLFNYNYDPNGNLLREKKPDGRITSYTYDFMNRVTREDYSDGTWLAYTYDKADNVLTKSSQEGTIAYSYYANNQVKRVAYSNGDVVDYEYNLNGDRTAEIINGKRTEMTLDPAGRPTSYTDTSGATYDYTYDADGYVTSISYPNGTVTHVTYKPGHLIDTQTTVHDADALHTGKYTYNARDFVTGTQEQDDKSGYQYNDREQLSRYDTSEGDSVQYEYDGSGNRTVRKTIIQGTKEDKKQVMTTEELVQRVLASYGLNQPKPPSQPEEPGDGQDPGCSTTEPAHGHGNGNGNGNNGNGNGNGNGNGNNGNGNGNGNGNGNGNGNGNGSGHNKMSSDALQKSAANMSNNGNGNGNNGNGNGNGGGNGNGNNGNGNNGNGNGNGNGNGNGNGNNGNGNGNNGNNGNHGNGNNGNNGNHGNGNNGNANGHDKDDDNGSGGGCSTKGWYKALANGNGKKLGLYKKLNKTFGGTDGGTSPAINEMFETGKIENILAAIDNIVNGEVNLPSGEQKKLFERIREAGKGYTIIGTKYTYNTRNQLSHRENLIRYEEYDYTYDKAGSLLSDGRSKFEWNARGQLTKVTFPDGFGESYTYDLLGRRVSKTRFNHQGSEQQKTTYHYKGDTWELLEEVVSGDEDEDGESTKSYTYDTNGRPLSITFKDETFWYVYNSHGDVVALTDKDGKVAARYEYDAWGLVTHMYNRFGERVVEGKGWIGDLGTGNGSPGSIQGPEDDSGNTDPDYHPGNGNQAAGASAYVTGETEQPSAEMLTLESEIADDPEEPTEDITTDLVKENPIRYAGYYWDRKTQYYYLQARYYDPRPARFISEDTYEGEIEQPQTLNLYTYVSNNGINNVDPNGHFSVSVDGNNTRLGNLSSSDYIYLGKDTAFMGREIIENRIVIGYVMGENKIAHESYPFGGNYWVLHPGDTPTWISGSHWAILPGDKPATGTSSNTTETSQLNNNTSTNSNVEVPDSNVEVPDSNVEVSDTGFIEMPKTGPGFKRQNCCALTSWGTPETIAAFKRIAANWAKVDKRLIYYNDISKKNGGKLKPHETHRDGKDIDIRPIRTDTRNQGGVRWDSKVYDRKATSKLVSLIIADRNVEQVRFNDPELIKTYRPKVKRLSGHDDHLHIDFKK
- the mazG gene encoding nucleoside triphosphate pyrophosphohydrolase, with the protein product MQPTITVVGLGSGDENQLTLGVWRKLQEAEHRYVRTDKHPMMRLFSDNELAYETFDSLYEQMDSFPDVYEAIASSLIEQAAAKKALIYAVPGHPMVAERSVQLLRERCPEAGIDLHILGGESFLDQAFTRLGFDPIEGFQLLDAAELKPSLIRTELHTVIGQVYDEFTASDVKLTLMELLPDDYPVTIGHALGVPGEEKILTVPLYELDRTPGYGNLSLIWLPRSTDERLRNRTFERLHEIVAILRSPEGCPWDMEQTHQSIRKNFIEETYEAIEALDNDDPDGMREEFGDVILQVMLHSQMEEEVGTFSVYDVIQSLNEKLLFRHPHVFGDSAAGDAQEALENWEQMKAEEKRRKGIDPSQASQLDGIPPDLPALMKAYKLQKKAAKVGFDWNEIGPVLDKIEEELGELREAIAHQDAEEQAGELGDLLFAAVNAARFIQADPEEALARTNMKFKKRFSYIEEQLRISGRSFDQTDLTEMDRYWEEAKRLP
- a CDS encoding RNA-binding S4 domain-containing protein, whose product is MRLDKFLKVSRLIKRRTVAKDVSDQGRVWINDREAKASSDVKAGDELKIQYGQKIVTVRVERIAETTKKDEASGMYTLLKEESRQSENKLDWQ
- a CDS encoding HU family DNA-binding protein codes for the protein MNKTDLINNIATKSGLTKRDVEAVLNGFLGEVTDALAGGDKVQLIGFGTFETRKRSGRTGRNPQTGNPITIAESKVPAFKAGNKLKDAIK